In Paenibacillus xylanilyticus, the genomic window ATGCTCATTCTTCGATTTTGCCGCTTCCAAAATATCCTCTACCTCAGCATAAGCATAAGGGGCCGCTTGCGCCACAACACCCTGATGCTGAATGCCCGGCACGGTTTGATCCAACTTGCGCTTGTCCACATGCTGAATTACGATACCGAGTTTTTTGGCTTCCGCGATAATTGGTTGGGTCAAGTGTTTCTGTGCTGTATCAGCGATCCATATTTTGTTGATGGTGCGTCCTGAACGCAGCGCCTCCGTCACGGAGTGCTTACCAGCAATCCATTCTTCTTCCATATTGCTTCGGTCCTCTCTATTACGTCCTGCATATACCTCCTGATTGGCTTGTACAACAGGAACGACTAAGTTATTATTTTTATTTTTTGTTTGGTGGAGGTGACTGTTTCTCTGCATGCTCAATTCCCTGCGTAATCAGTTGGATCATGCGCTCATGCCGACCACTACTGTACAGGTAACCCACAAGGCACTCTAGAGCAGTGGCATGTCTGTATTCCAGCACATCGGCATTCTTGGGGATACTGCCCGACTTGGCATTCCGCCCCTGTCTTACAACGTCGCGCTCTTCTTCGGTCAATTGTTCCTCGATCCCTGTGAGGATTCGACTCTGTGCCTTGGCTGATACCAGACCCGTCGCACTGCGATGCAAGTGATTCGGACGCATATTGGCTTTGGACAACAGATACTGCCTTACCGCCACCTCATATACTGCATCACCGATATAGGCGAGTGCAATCGGAGGAATCAATCTTGCAGGCCGGGAAGGCGGGTACGGAAACCACCCTCCCTGTGCCACAGCCTCTGTCTGCTCTTCAGCAGGCCGTTCCCCCTGCTCCGAATGTTCGACAGAATCAGACAGATTTTTCAACTGGTCCTCGTTCATTTGCGCCGCCATCTCATCCCTTGAGCCGTATCTTCAAGCAGGATGCCCTGCGCTGACAATTCGTCTCTGATTTCATCAGCCCGTGCCCAGTTCTTGGACTTGCGAGCTTCCGTACGCTCTTCAATCAGGCGTTCAATCTCTTCATCCAGGAGCTCCAGCTCTGCTTCCGTATAAATGCGAAGCACTGCATTCAACTCACCAAACAGCTCAAGCAATGCACGAATTTCTGCAGCGTTTACGACTTCCTTTTGCAGCAGCTGGTTTGCTTCCGCAGCCCATTCGAACAATGCTGTAATGGCATCCGGAGTATTGAAATCATCCTGCATTTTCTCGTGATACTGCTGGCGAATCTGCTCCAGTTTAGCAGCGAACTCCGCTGTAATATCCTGATCTACCGTTACTGCCTGCAAACGATGCTTCAGATTGCCAACGGCATTCGCGATACGATCTACACTGTTTTGCGCTTGCTCCATTGTATCTTCGGTAAAGTTCAACGGATTGCGGTAATGTGTCGACAGCATGAAATAACGAATGGCTTCACGTTTGTACTGGGTTCGAAGGTCTTTTACAAGCACTCCGTTACCGAGTGATTTCGACATTTTTTCGTTATCGATGCGAATAAATCCGTTATGCATCCAGTAGTTGGCGAGCGGTTTGCCCGTCAGCACCTCGGATTGTGCACATTCGCACTCATGGTGAGGGAACTGCAGATCCTGTCCACCTCCATGGATATCGAGCGTATCTCCCAGGTATTCACGCGCCATAGCAGAGCATTCGATATGCCAGCCCGGACGACCATTGCCCCAAGGACTGGACCAGTAGATCTCACCTGGTTTAGCTGCTTTCCAGAGCACGAAATCCTCGGGATGTTCTTTGCGCTCATCTACACCAATCCGGATACCGAACTGCAATTCCTGCAGATTCTGCTTCGACAGCTTGCCGTACTCTTCGAATTTGCCTGTGCGGTAATATACGTCCCCACCATTTTCATAAGCAATGCCCTTTTCAACCAACTCACGGATAAAATCGATAATAAGCGGCATATTCTCCGTAACTCTCGGATTGCTGCTGGCTTTGGGAATCCCCAATCCCTCAAGATCCTCGTAGTACGCAGCAATAAACTTCTCTGCAACATGAGGAACGTCAGTACCCAGCTGTTCGGCTTTGCGAATCAATTTATCATCAACATCCGTGAAGTTTACAACGTAGTTTACTTCATGTCCTGTCTGTTCCAAGTAGCCGCGAACGGTGTCGAAAAAAATAACCGGTCGTGCATTCCCGATATGAATGTAATCATACACTGTCGGTCCGCACACATACATTTTTACCTTCCCCGGTTCTTGGGGAACGAAATTCTCTTTGGTACGACTCATCGTATTGTAAATTTGAAGCGTCATGGTCACTTTCCTTTCATCCATACTTCCCTATTTATTTATTGTATCACGTGAAGTCTCATTCTTACGGCTATCCTGTAGTGTACGCACTTCTTCACGCAATCGTTCGATCTCTTGCTGCATACTGCGCAGAGAGTCAATGACCGGATCGGGCAGCTGCTGATTCAGACGATCCACCCGGCGTCCGTCCTGCTTGACGATTCTCCCCGGTATGCCTACAACCGTACTGTTGGATGGTACTTCTTTCAATACGACCGAGTTGGCTCCAATGTTACATTGATCAC contains:
- a CDS encoding Mini-ribonuclease 3, producing MNEDQLKNLSDSVEHSEQGERPAEEQTEAVAQGGWFPYPPSRPARLIPPIALAYIGDAVYEVAVRQYLLSKANMRPNHLHRSATGLVSAKAQSRILTGIEEQLTEEERDVVRQGRNAKSGSIPKNADVLEYRHATALECLVGYLYSSGRHERMIQLITQGIEHAEKQSPPPNKK
- the cysS gene encoding cysteine--tRNA ligase, with amino-acid sequence MTLQIYNTMSRTKENFVPQEPGKVKMYVCGPTVYDYIHIGNARPVIFFDTVRGYLEQTGHEVNYVVNFTDVDDKLIRKAEQLGTDVPHVAEKFIAAYYEDLEGLGIPKASSNPRVTENMPLIIDFIRELVEKGIAYENGGDVYYRTGKFEEYGKLSKQNLQELQFGIRIGVDERKEHPEDFVLWKAAKPGEIYWSSPWGNGRPGWHIECSAMAREYLGDTLDIHGGGQDLQFPHHECECAQSEVLTGKPLANYWMHNGFIRIDNEKMSKSLGNGVLVKDLRTQYKREAIRYFMLSTHYRNPLNFTEDTMEQAQNSVDRIANAVGNLKHRLQAVTVDQDITAEFAAKLEQIRQQYHEKMQDDFNTPDAITALFEWAAEANQLLQKEVVNAAEIRALLELFGELNAVLRIYTEAELELLDEEIERLIEERTEARKSKNWARADEIRDELSAQGILLEDTAQGMRWRRK